The genomic region TCACAAAAGGTAAGATCTTGGCTCTAAGACATTTATAAAAGAAATTCTTAAAGATGAAGGCTACGTTTATAACTCTACTAAAACTTTTAAGATTAAATCTTTCTTCAGGGAAAGAAAAACTAATAACGAAAATGGTGAGGAAATTACACTCAAAGAAAAAGTTGTATCTTTCTGGGCTGCTGATTATGATGCTAGAGAAAAACACAAAAGAGAAAAATTAGAAGAAAAAATTCAAGAGTATCTTGAAAATCCTTCGAAATATAAAGCTTCTAATCGTTATGGTGTAAAAAATTTTTTAAAAGAAATAGAGATAGATACTTTTACAGGTGAAGTGGAAGATAAAAAAACGCTCTTAGAGTTTGAAGCTGCTAAGTATGAAAGAGATGTGGCCTTAGATGGGTATTATGCTCTTGTTACCAGTGAGCTTGAAATGCCTGATGAAGAAATAATTGAAAGGTATAGAGGTCTTTGGAAGATAGAAGAATCTTTTAAAGTTTTAAAGTCAGATTTATAAGGTCGTCCTGTCTATGTTCGAAGAGAGGATAGAATAGAAGGACATTTTCTTATTTGTTTCGTAGCATTATTAATTTCGAGAATTCTAGAGAATAAACTCATAAACAAATACTCTATTAAACGAATACAAGAGTCTCTTAGAAATGCAACGTGTAGATTTATTACCAATGGAATCTACTCACTTAATAAACAAGATGAAATTTATAGAGATATCGAAAAATTATTTGGTGTTTCTCTAAATTACAGAAATATAAGAATCGAGCAAATTCGTTCTTATAGGAAAGAAATAGCTCACAACATAAAAAAATAAAAACAAATTCAGCTATGACCTAAAAATTTCAAAGTGTTTAGCTGATTTTTTGTTCTTTCAACCTATAAACTCATGGTATATGTAAAGAATATGTCGAGTTCAATTAAAATAATTATTTATCTAGAATAAAAATAAAAGTAAAGTACACAAAAACAAAACATATATATAGTAATAGCTATTTCTAGAAAATGTAGGTGATTATTTGAAATTAATAGTAATTAGGAAGAGGCGGGTTATTAGCATTGTGCCTATTATACTATGCATAACACTTATAGTATGTGTTGCAAAATACTATGTATATAAAAAAACAGTTGCAACCCTATTACCAGGCACAACAAAGGTTATTGTTATTGATGCAGGGCATGGTGGAGTAGATCCTGGTGCTATTGGAAGAAACTTGGGTGTTCTCGAAAAAGATGTTAATTTAGCTATAGCTAAATATTTAAAGGAGTATCTAGAACAAAGTGGCTCTATAGTTATTATGACAAGAAAAAGTGATAAGGGGCTATATTCTCTAGGTGGAACCTTAAGACAGAAAAAAAACGAGGATTTAAGAAATAGAAAGGCGATTGTTAAAAATAGTAATGCTAATATCTTTATTACTATACACTTAAATAGTTTTCCTCAGTCTCAATATTATGGCGCTCAGACCTTTTATCCTAAAGATAACCCAACGGGTAAAATACTTGCGGAGAAGATACAGGGATCATTAATTGAGATACTCGATAATAATAATAGTAGAGTTGCACTATCAAAAGAAGGAATATATTTAATAAAAGGGCTAGATATTCCTACCGCTTTAATTGAATGCGGTTTTCTATCCAACCCAAAAGAAGAAAAACTATTAAATTCAACTCAATATCAGAAAAAAGTTGCATGGGCTATTTACGTGGGTATTCAAAAATACTTTGAAGATAACCCATAGTTAGCATGTGGATAAATAATGTGGATAATGTAGATAACATGGAGTATTATTTATAATACACACCAAAGTATTGACAATAAATATGATTTTCTGACATACAGCTAACATTAAATGTGGATAATTAGTTTGCAAAACTGTGGATAAATATAATCTGACTAGATTGTTTTTCCTGGTATAACCATATCTATAATACCTATAACAATGGCACCTATAATTGCACCTAAAAGTGTAACACTCATAGCAGCTATAAAGAACTGACTAACGTAAATTACAATTGCAGCTACGACGAAACCTGCTATCCCTCTACCAAAAGGAGATGCATCAAAATTAAAAACTCTTTCAATTAGATAATTAATAACTGATATTGCTAAAGCAGCTAGAAATACTCCCCATAATCCATCAATTCTAAAACCTGGAGTAATAAATGCAGCAACACCTATAACGATAGCAGAAATAAAAAACCTTAAAATTAACTTACCCCAGCTTGGGGAGTCCTGGGTTCTGTTAGGATTTCTTTCTTCTGACATAACATTTCCTCCTATTTATTTATTTTGTTTCAAAATTAGGTTTTGCTATTTTAACTAATTTTATTCATTCACTAAATTTAAGTAATTATTAATATATATTTTATACATAAATAAAGGAGAGTAAAATGAGAGGAAAATCATTTATTTTTTTATTTAAAAGGAGAAAAATAATTTTGGCATTTATCCTTATTGCAATAATTTTAATTTTATTGACATTAAAAGTATATGAAAATAGTAATAATGTTTTAGCAACTTGGAAAAGAAATCATACTTTAAAGGAAATACTATTTAATGAGTACAATGTTAAAGGCAGAATTTCAATAATTATCGATGATTTTGGGAATCATGGGGATGGAACTAGTGAAATGTTAAGAAATATAAAGAGGCCATTAACTTGTGCAATTATGCCTTTTATGCCCTACACAAAAGAAGAGGCAGAACTTGCTCATGAATTAGGACACGAGGTAATAATACATATACCGATGGAGCCACACAAAGGTAATCCTGAATGGTTAGGGGCAAAGGCAATTACTACTCTGCTCTCAACAGATGAAATTAAGCATATAATAAGAGAGGCTATTGAAGATGTTCCTTATGCTGTTGGAGTTAATAATCATATGGGTTCAAAGGCTACGGAGGATAAGCGTGTAATACAGGCTATTATGGAAGTTTTAAAAGAAAAGGATATGTTTATTGTAGATAGTAAAACCAGTCAAAAATCAGTTATACGTGAAATTGCTGAAGAATATGGTGTTAAAGTTTATGAAAGAGATGTGTTTCTGGATAATAGCAAAGATATATATAATATAAAAAAACAAATAAAGAAATTAGAATTGGTAGCAGAGGAAAACAAAATTGCTATCGGTATAGGTCATGTAGGTCCTGAAGGTGGAAAGGTTACTGCTAAAGCCATACAAGAGATGATACCTGAAATAGAGTCATTAGGTTTAATCATAGTTCCGATATCATTGCTTAATGAATACTAATAATAATAAATAACGAGCCCTTGAATGATAAGTGGCTCGTTATTGCATTTAATTAATTATATATTCATTTGATTTTGTTAGAATAATACCCTTGCTGTTCATAAGGCCAACTTGAATTTTATTTTCACCATTAGTATTAAGATTAAGTTCTTGTAGATTTAGTTCAAGAGTATTAGGGTTTTTATATTTAAACGTAGTATTCCTTCCATTAACAGTGATATAAACACTAGGAACAAATTTATCCCCTTTAATAATTACCCTATTTCTTTCTAAAACTACATTTGTAATTTTTATATCATTTATATCTTTATTATAATCAGGATTATAAGTAAGAATCCATCTATCTTCATTCTCTTTATCCAAATAATTCTTACCAAATAGCTGGTCATATTGAAGTATCTCATAATTGTGAAGGTTTCTTATAAATAATTCATTCTCGGACCCGATTACATCACCGGAAGGTGTTTTAGCATAATTCCTATCTAAAACTGGAGTTGTGCTAGAGAGTCTTAACAGATATTTAAAGTACTCAGGCATATCTTTATTCATATACTTCAATAAATAGGGTCCAAGGAATGAGGTATTAATAGTACCGATATCTTCTCTAGTTCTGTTGTAGTTTGACCATATAACTACGGGTACCTCTCTCATTTTAAGAGCTTCCTCATAAGACCATGTAGATGCATCGCTATGTTCTACATAACCTGATTCTGTGTAAACTGAATATTTTTGTCCTAGCATTGGCAAATGATCTCCATAGAATACTACAATAGTTGGCTCTTCAGAGATTTCTAAATGATTAATTAATTTTTCTAAAGATTTATCAGCGTCAACTAAGCCCTGGGTGAAAGTTTCTAATATAAGTTTAGACTCATCTGATAATTCACCTTCAACTTGGATAGTATTTCTATCATAGCGTTCACTATTATATGGACCATGGTTTTGCATAGTAACTGCATAAATGAATAGGGGATCTTCATTTTCTTCTAATTTGTCTATAATCATATCTGTTACAATTTCATCAGAAATATGCCATCCTTGGTATTTTAAATCTGTGAAATATTCTAAACTAATAAATTTATCAAATCCTAGGTTTTTATAGGACTCTATTCTATTCCAAAACCAACCGTAGTATGAGTGAATACCAATACTTTTATAGCCTTCATTTCTTAATATACTTGCTAAAGACATTACTGGTTGTCCTAAATATTGCTGAAAAGCCATAGCTCCCGATGGAAGAAACAACATAGAATTACCTGTCATTACTTCAAATTCAATATTAGAAGTACCACCACCAAATTCAGGTGACTTTAACCAACCAGAGGTGGACTCTTGATGAAGTTGTCTAAAAAATGGTATCGGATCTTTACTAAACTTGACATTTTCTAAAACTGTTGGGTCCCAAAATGCTTCATTCATTATAATTATAAGATTTGGTTGTTCTTTTAATGTTTTATTTACTGGAATATCAAAATTTACTATTTCATTATCTGCAATTTTTTTAATATATTCTTTATTGTAATTTCTATGTGCACTAATAATTGAATCCTTTACATTTAGAGAGAATGCTAGTACGAATCCATTTTCCAAATAGCTTTGTTCCTGTTCCCACTTTCTGTTGGCTATGTGATTCAGCCTGTAAATTCTAATTCCTAAAAAACTATGCTTAAGCACAAAGGAGTAAATAAGCAATGTTGCTAATAGGAAAAGAGCGGCTCTATATTTTATCTTAAAAGAAAGCTTAGGGAGGATAAATCTTAAAAGGGCAAATACGATTAAAGATCCAAATATAATAACTAATCTAATAATATCAGACCTATTTGTAACATACTGTAGCATATTTGAACTTTCATTTTTAAGCATTAGGTCCCAAGGGAATAAAGGGTCTCCTCTAAACAAAATTTTATAATTATTTACAATTGTTAAAAATATAAGGAGCATCCCACTGAGAGAAAACCCAACATATACACATCCAATTAATGAGGAAAAAAGACTCATAATTGAGAAAACAATAAAAAAATTAAATAAAAAATGAATATTATTTGTTGCTGCCCACTCAAAAGTTTCACTTAAAGTTGCAATAAGTGAAATATCAACAATATTTAGCCTATGAACAAACTCAATACTAAAAGTAAGAATTAATGATAGAAAAAATAAAGCTAAAATTGAGATTATACTTTTTTTATCAAATCTTTTCTCTATTGGATTAAAAATATTTATTCTCAGCATATATATACCTTTCCATATTTGATTATTTTTTTACTATACTACTATAACATATTTCTATATTTTTTCAAAATTTCGACGTACTAATGATACAAACTTGTAAGTTTTAAAGACATCCTAATAAGAATAAAGAATAGAATTAAAATAATTCGATTATTAATTGCTTTAATATATTTCTTGTACCTATAATTAATTACCTAAATATGTACAACTATACTTGTATTAATCGTTGATAATATCCACAATCATGGCAGAAAAAATGATGTGTTTCATATGAAAAAAGATACAAAAGAATTTATTATATCCCTAATAGGTGTTAGTACAGGTGGTGTTATATGAGGGATATTATTTAGAGATATGCTATGGGGTATAAAGAAGTGTATTTTATTTTCTAATAAAATACACGGTTTCTATATATACCGTAAGTTATTTATTTAAAGTAATAGAAAAATACATACTAGGAAGATAAGGGGTGAAAACTTAATAGTTTCTTTATCTTATAATAAAGATTTGCTAAATCCTATGTAAATAATTATACTAACCATATGGATAAAATTATTAAAAGGTATAGGAGATCACCATGTTAATTGAAACATTTATAGTAGGGATGTATGAAACCAACTGTTACATCGTATATGATGAGAAAACTTTAGAGGCATGTATAATAGACCCTGGAGATGAGGCTAAAAGATTAGCTAAGTTTATAGATAGTAAAAATCTAATACTAAATAGTATAATTCTAACACACTATCATTATGATCATATAGGAGCTGTAGAGGAACTTCAAAGGAAATATGGCAGTCAAATTTATTGTCATAAAAAAGAAGTTGAGGGTTTAAATGATTCACAAATTAATGGATCTATTATTGGCAAGAAAAAAGTAATAGAGGTAACCGGGGATAAGCTATTATCAGACGGAAATGTAATAAGGGTAGGAGAAATAGATTTAGAGGTAATACATACACCAGGGCATACTCCTGGGGGAATATGTTTAAGAGTTAAGAATAAGAATATTATTTTCACCGGTGATACAATCTTTAGTGATGATTTAGGTAGAACAGATCTTATAGGTGGTAGTGAGGAGGTTTTAAAGAAAACAATTACAAATAAAGTTTCTAAGTGGCCTGATAATATAATAATTTATCCTGGTCATGGAGACATTTGTTCAATGAGAGAGGTAAGAGGAAGGAAGATACAGTATCTTACATCAAAGGTCAAGTAAAGATTAATTAGGAGGAAGTAGTTTGAACAATATAATAGATATTATAGGAAAAAGGACGTCTCTTAGGAACTATGCAGATAAAACTATAACAGATGAACATCTTGATATAATTATTGAAAGTGCTATGAGAGCTCCTACAGCAGGAAACATGATGCCATACTCTATAATTATTATTAGGGATAACAAAACAAAGGAAATACTAAGTCATACATGTGATGAACAGCCATTTATAGCAAAGGCTCCGGTTGTTCTTTTATTTATTGCAGATTATCAAAAATGGATGGACTATTATGTATTAAATAAGGTCGAAGAATTTTGCGTTGAAAATGGTAGGGAGTTTACTAGACCATCAGAAGCTAGCTTGTTCTTAGCTACTGAAGATGCATTAATTGCTGCTCAAAATGCAGTTATTGCAGCAGAGTCTATAGGGATTGGCTCATGTTATATAGGAGATATAATGGAGCATTATGAAAAACATAGGGATATATTCGATTTGCCCGAGTTTGCTTTTCCTGTAGGAATGCTTTGTCTAGGGTATTACCCAGAGGGATACAGCCTGCCACCAAGAGAAAGGTTTAATAAAAAATATATTGTCTTTAATGAAAAGTATCAGAGAGTTGCAGAAGAAGATATTAAAGATATGTTTAAGCATTTAGATAATAAATTTGTTGATACAAATAAATATAATGCAAAAAATTATGCTCAAATGCATTACTCGTTTAAAACAAATGCTGATTTTTCAAAGGAAATGGATAGATCTATAAGGGAAGTAATAAGAATATGGAATGGTAAAAATATGACAAGTATATAGGAATATACAGATTTTAGACATTGACATAGTTGTTTACATAAAATATACTTCCTATTGGAAACAAAAGAAAAGAGGGGACAACTAAAATGAAAAGGTGGAAATTATGGACTAGTGTTGTACTAGGTGTCGTAATGCTTTTAGTATTAGGTGGAAGTTACAATTTATATAGAAATTATAAGAGCATGTTAAAAAACATTTCTGTTATGGAAGAGGAAAATGGGCAGATAGAAGATCAAAAGAAGGATGTAATAGAGCCTTTTGCAATGTTAACCTATGGCATTAGTGCTAGAAAGCATTTAAACGACCCGGGCCATTCTGACACAATGATGTTAGCATTAGTAGATCCTCAAGAAGTAAAAATAACTCTTATATCAATTCCTAGAGATGCTTATGTAGAGATTCCTGGTTATAGGACGGACAAAATTAACTCTACGTACCCTAGAGGTGGGCCTAAATTAATGATTAGCACAATTGAAAATTGGCTAGATGTTGATGTGCATGCTTATACATCAATTAATTTTCAGGGATTTATTGACTTAATCGACTTAGTAGGGGGTATTGATGTAAATGTACCTCGAAGAATGGTTTACAGTGACCCATATGATGGAACAAGGGTAAGGCTTGAACCTGGTGAACAAATTTTAGATGGTAAAAATGCTCTAGATTTTGTAAGGTTTAGAAAAAGTAATGATGGAAGACATGATAGTGACTATGCCCGTATGGAAAGACAACAAGAGGCGTTAAAAGCTCTATCTAATAAAATAACTTCTATACGTTCCATACCTCGTATATTAAATATGATGAACATATTAAGTGATAATGTTGAAACATCATTAACACCTAAAGAATTAGAGCAATTAATAAGAATATTTATAACTTTTAGGCCAGAAAGTCTAGAGACTCATTCAATAATTGGTGGAGGACACTATATTAATAATGGCTGGTATGAAATTGTTACAGAAGAAGAAGTTGAACGTATTAATACAATAATTAACGACTTTTTTAGCAAGAGTAATGATATTTAACAGTATAGACCAATCTAATTTGATAAATAATCATTTTGGTTGGTCTTTTTTTATATTAGTATTATAATTTGTTGATATATATCATAAATATTATAGGAAGATTATAAAGGATAGTTTTAAATCTTTTAAAATATTTTTTGTTGGAGGAGTAGGATGGGTAGGTTTTTTAAGATACTCTTAATTTTATTTCATATAGGATTATTTATTTCTTTTGGACTACAACATGTTACTAAACTAACATTCAGTAGAAATAATATACTTGAAGGTGAACTTTTAGGAGAATATGTTGAATATAACCAATGGGAAGTCAAAATGATCAAGGATAATCCTGAATATGAGAATATAAAAATACTAATTGACATCTCTGAAAACAGACTGTATCTATTAGATGGAAATGTATTATTAAAAAGCTATACAGTTGCAACTGGTAAACCTGAAACTCCAACACCTATCGGATCATGGAAAGTAGTCAATAAAAATGGTATGGGTGGGGGGTTTGGTACTAGATGGATGGGTCTTAATGTGCCCTGGGGACAGTTTGGAATCCATGGTACTAATAAGCCAACAAGTATAGGTCATAATGCATCCGCAGGCTGCATTAGAATGAGGAACAAAGATGTGGAGGATTTATATAAATACGTTAAGCATGGTACACCAGTAGCAATTATTAGAGGTTATATGGGCCCTTTTGGCTATGGTATAAGAACAATAAAACCAGGGGATTTTGGATCAGATGTAATGGAAGTTCAGAAAAGGATGAGAGCTTTAGGGTATTATGATACTGACTATTTAGATGGAAAGTATGGTCCGTTGATGGAAATGTCTTTGTATGCATTCCAAAAAGATAATGGGCTACCGAAGAGTGTTTTTATTGATTTGAAAACATATGAGGCTTTAGGAATAATATTTATGGATTAACATATGTAACGAATTTAAGCCAAAGATAGCAAACTAAATTAACGAACTATATATCAAATAATATAGATATAATTCAACCTATTACTTAATTTAAACTAGTAGTAGGTTTTTTTGTTCCTATTTTTCTAATAGACAAACATTTTTTTTAGGTAAATTACATATTTTGATATAAGTGAGGTACTAGGAGAGAGGAGAGGTAGTATGTGCGGGATAGTAGGATGGGTAAACTTAGAAGATAATATAGGTAGCAAAAAACTAATAATTGAAAATATGACTAATACACTAATTAAAAGGGGGCCAGATAGCTTTGGATATTTTACAAATAACAATATTTTATTTGGCCATAGAAGACTGGTTGTAGTCGACCCAGAAGGAGGACTACAGCCAATGACAAGGTATTTAGGTGAGAGTGCTTATACTATAATATATAATGGTGAGCTATACAATACAGAAGATATTAGGGAAAAACTAATTATTAGAGGCCATTCATTTAAGTCCTATTCTGATACAGAGGTACTATTGACGTCGTATATGGAGTGGGGTATTGATTGTGTAGACCATTTAAATGGTATCTATGCCTTTGCTATTTGGGATGAAAAAAGAAGAAGATTATTTATGGCAAGAGACAGATTAGGGGTAAAACCTCTCTTTTATATTAAAAAGGGAAATGATTTTATTTTTGCTTCAGAAATTAAAGCATTATTGACACATCCGGATATAGAGACAAATGTAGACGAGGAAGGGTTATTAGAAGTCTTCGGATTAGGTCCAGCAAGAACTCCAGGAAATGGTGTATTTAAAGATATAAAAGAAGTTGAACCAGGGTATTGGTTAATATATGACAAACAAGGCATGAAAATTCAAAGGTATTGGCAATTGGAAAGTAAAGAACATAAGGAAAACTTTGCCCAAACAACTGATAGATTGAGAGAAATTTTAGTAAATGCAATAGAAAGACAGTTAGTGTCCGATGTACCAGTTTGTACATTTCTATCCGGTGGATTAGATTCAAGTGCCATAACAGCAATAGTAGCTAATAAACTAAAGAGAGATGGGAAAGGGGTATTAGACACGTACTCTGTTGATTATGTTGATAATGAGAGATATTTTAAACCCAGTGAGTTCCAGCCCAACGATGACCGCTCTTATATAAAATTAATGAATGACGCAGTAGGATCAAATCATCGTAACATTGTTCTTAATATGGAGGATTTAGTTAAAGCCTTAGAGGACTCGGTTAAATCCAGTGATTTACCTGGTATGGCTGATGTAGATTCCTCATTATATCTATTCTGCAAGGAAGTACGTAAAAATGCAACAGTAGCCCTTTCAGGAGAGTGTGCTGATGAGATTTTTGGCGGGTATCCTTGGTTTAAAAAACCTGAGTATTTAATGAGTTATACATTCCCATGGTCCCAATCAACTGTTGAAAGGCAATCTATATTGTCTAAGGAATTCAGTAAAATACCTGTACTAGACTATGTTACTGAGAAGTATGAGCAGACCTTAAGAGAAGTTCCTAGACTTGATGGTGAGAGCTTTGAACAAAATAGACGTAGAGAAATGTTTTATTTAAATATGAAATGGTTCATGATAACTTTACTTAATAGAAAAGATAGGATGAGTATGGCTAACAGCTTAGAAGTGAGAGTCCCATTCGCTGATCATGATTTAGTTGAGTATGCATGGAATATACCTTGGGAGATGAAATATTTTAATGGTCAGGAAAAAGGAATTCTTAGAAAGGCCTTAGAAGGTATACTGCCAGAGAAGGTTGTAAAGAGAAAGAAGAGCCCTTATCCCAAAACCCACAATCCTATATATACTGAGGGGGTACAAAAGTGGATGAGAGAGATATTAGCAGACAAAGGTTCACCTATTCTACAGCTGATTGACATACAGAAAGTAACGGATATTGTAGATAGTGCTGGTAAATCATTTGGAAAACCATGGTATGGTCAATTAATGACGGGTCCACAGTTAATAGCGTATTTAATACAGATTAACATTTGGTTAAAAGAGTATAAAGTAAATATTGTTTAATATTATGGGGGCTTAGAGTCCCTATTTTGCTTATTCTATAAAAATTGTCCATGATCTCTTTAAAAGTACTAAATATAGAATGAGTAATTAGTTTTGTAGAGTTGTAATAAGTTTGGAATCTAAGATAAAGAGTCACAATCAAAATCTTAGACACCTAATTGGTTCACATGAAACAGCTCCAGAGACATTAGCTATGTTAATGGTTGAAGTTGTGCCACTAACACCATATATTAAAGAACACGCAAAAGCATCTGAGAAAAAGCAGCCAAACGCTGTTATTTTAATCTGTTCTAAATTTAAAAGTCTAACCCTATAAATAAATCTATTCTTTTTGAAGATGAAATCTGATAAGTAATAAATAGAAAATTATATTTATGTATAAAACATCCTTCCTTTAGGGAAGACGAAGTGGATTCTATAGATGTTGTCCACCTATATAGGGTTTGTTTTATCGATCCAATCTAAACAAATTTAACTCCTCTCTTCTATTTCCTAAATACAAATCTCTTAGAAGTTGTCCACCGATAATTGAATATAATATTCCATTGGAACCATAGTTTAAAGAAAAGTAACAGTTTGGCATTAAATTATATTCTCCAATATTTGGTAGTCCATCTTTTGTAATTCCAAATATTCCATTAAATTTATATTCAATTTCAATATCTTTAATATTTGGAAAACATGTTCTTAGTTTATTTTCTAAAATGTCATATTTCATTTGGCATAGAGGATCTTTTTTAATTAAATTTGACATTTTACTATTTTCCTTTCCTATTTTCTCATCTTCTCCACCAATAATAATTCTATTGTCTCCCGTAATTCTCAAGTATGTATAGGGATTTTTATTGTCTCTTATTAGGCATGTGTTATGCCAACCAGTAAAGTCTTTAACAGGCTTAGTGACAATAGTAAAGGTTCTATACAGATCAACCACTTTTTTATCAAAATATTCTCTTGCGTCATATCCAGTTGCAATAATAACTTTTTTTGCTTTTATAACAAAATTGTTACTAGTCTCCAAAATTACATAATCATTATTTGGATATATACTTGTTATTTCTGTATTCTCATAAGCATTAAGGCCTCTATATATTGATTTAGATATAAGGGCATGGGTAAGTCTATAGGGGTCTATATAGCCCCCTCCACTTTTAGAGAATATCCCACCTTCAATGGGAAATGAAAAAAGTTCTTTTGCTTGCTTTTTATCTAGAAACTCAACTTTGAATCCATTTTCCTTCCTAAATTTAAATTCCTTATTTAGATAATTAACATCCGATGGATTATCAGTATAATATAAACACTCTTTTAATGTAAAATCACAATTATCTTCTAGATTATTTATGATATTTTGCATATCATCTAATCCTTTTTCAGTAATCTTAAAAGCTTTAACGGCTTCACTTTCTCCAATCATGGCAGATAAACCAACTAGGTCTATATCAATTTCATATTGTAAAATAGCGGTGGATGCTCTAGTACTACTATATCCTATTATATTTTTTTCTACCAAAGTAGTGTTAATACCCGCTTCTGTAAAGTAATAAGCCGTTATTGCACCAGTGATTCCTCCACCTAATACTAAAACCTCACAATTTATATCTTCCTTCAAGTAAGGATACATACAAGGAACTTTATTAATATTTGACCATAACATAGATCCTGAAACTAACTGCATAAATAATCCTCCATTCAAATACTATAATTTACTATTATTTTAAAGGTTTTGCAGAGAATTATTCTCCAAGCTATAAATTAATTCAATTTAAAAAGCTAAGTATTCATTTAATCTGATTTTTAATTAATAATTTTAAATCTTGGGCAATTTCTATCATAGTATTGAAGGCCCTAGACAATCATTGGAGTGGTTTTCTCCTTGTAAGTATGTGGTCTGACATTTACAAGTCCACTTTTGTGGGTTTGTTAGTTATTGCATATCGGAATACACATTACAAGATACGATTACATAATAACCCCATGGATGTATCACTATCAGGTGAATGTGCTGATGAAATATTTGGTGGATATCCCTGGTTTCAAAATGAGGAATACCTAATGAGTTACACATTCCCTTGGTCACAATCTACCGTTGAGAGACAATCAATACTGTCAACCCAATTTAATAATATACCTATTTTAGATTATGTAACTGAAAAATATGAACAGACTTTGAGAGAAGTTCCTAA from Serpentinicella alkaliphila harbors:
- a CDS encoding transposase codes for the protein MEDKKTLLEFEAAKYERDVALDGYYALVTSELEMPDEEIIERYRGLWKIEESFKVLKSDL
- the cwlD gene encoding N-acetylmuramoyl-L-alanine amidase CwlD, whose product is MKLIVIRKRRVISIVPIILCITLIVCVAKYYVYKKTVATLLPGTTKVIVIDAGHGGVDPGAIGRNLGVLEKDVNLAIAKYLKEYLEQSGSIVIMTRKSDKGLYSLGGTLRQKKNEDLRNRKAIVKNSNANIFITIHLNSFPQSQYYGAQTFYPKDNPTGKILAEKIQGSLIEILDNNNSRVALSKEGIYLIKGLDIPTALIECGFLSNPKEEKLLNSTQYQKKVAWAIYVGIQKYFEDNP
- a CDS encoding phage holin family protein, which produces MSEERNPNRTQDSPSWGKLILRFFISAIVIGVAAFITPGFRIDGLWGVFLAALAISVINYLIERVFNFDASPFGRGIAGFVVAAIVIYVSQFFIAAMSVTLLGAIIGAIVIGIIDMVIPGKTI
- a CDS encoding divergent polysaccharide deacetylase family protein, which translates into the protein MRGKSFIFLFKRRKIILAFILIAIILILLTLKVYENSNNVLATWKRNHTLKEILFNEYNVKGRISIIIDDFGNHGDGTSEMLRNIKRPLTCAIMPFMPYTKEEAELAHELGHEVIIHIPMEPHKGNPEWLGAKAITTLLSTDEIKHIIREAIEDVPYAVGVNNHMGSKATEDKRVIQAIMEVLKEKDMFIVDSKTSQKSVIREIAEEYGVKVYERDVFLDNSKDIYNIKKQIKKLELVAEENKIAIGIGHVGPEGGKVTAKAIQEMIPEIESLGLIIVPISLLNEY
- a CDS encoding LTA synthase family protein; this encodes MLRINIFNPIEKRFDKKSIISILALFFLSLILTFSIEFVHRLNIVDISLIATLSETFEWAATNNIHFLFNFFIVFSIMSLFSSLIGCVYVGFSLSGMLLIFLTIVNNYKILFRGDPLFPWDLMLKNESSNMLQYVTNRSDIIRLVIIFGSLIVFALLRFILPKLSFKIKYRAALFLLATLLIYSFVLKHSFLGIRIYRLNHIANRKWEQEQSYLENGFVLAFSLNVKDSIISAHRNYNKEYIKKIADNEIVNFDIPVNKTLKEQPNLIIIMNEAFWDPTVLENVKFSKDPIPFFRQLHQESTSGWLKSPEFGGGTSNIEFEVMTGNSMLFLPSGAMAFQQYLGQPVMSLASILRNEGYKSIGIHSYYGWFWNRIESYKNLGFDKFISLEYFTDLKYQGWHISDEIVTDMIIDKLEENEDPLFIYAVTMQNHGPYNSERYDRNTIQVEGELSDESKLILETFTQGLVDADKSLEKLINHLEISEEPTIVVFYGDHLPMLGQKYSVYTESGYVEHSDASTWSYEEALKMREVPVVIWSNYNRTREDIGTINTSFLGPYLLKYMNKDMPEYFKYLLRLSSTTPVLDRNYAKTPSGDVIGSENELFIRNLHNYEILQYDQLFGKNYLDKENEDRWILTYNPDYNKDINDIKITNVVLERNRVIIKGDKFVPSVYITVNGRNTTFKYKNPNTLELNLQELNLNTNGENKIQVGLMNSKGIILTKSNEYIIN
- a CDS encoding MBL fold metallo-hydrolase — encoded protein: MLIETFIVGMYETNCYIVYDEKTLEACIIDPGDEAKRLAKFIDSKNLILNSIILTHYHYDHIGAVEELQRKYGSQIYCHKKEVEGLNDSQINGSIIGKKKVIEVTGDKLLSDGNVIRVGEIDLEVIHTPGHTPGGICLRVKNKNIIFTGDTIFSDDLGRTDLIGGSEEVLKKTITNKVSKWPDNIIIYPGHGDICSMREVRGRKIQYLTSKVK
- a CDS encoding nitroreductase family protein, which translates into the protein MNNIIDIIGKRTSLRNYADKTITDEHLDIIIESAMRAPTAGNMMPYSIIIIRDNKTKEILSHTCDEQPFIAKAPVVLLFIADYQKWMDYYVLNKVEEFCVENGREFTRPSEASLFLATEDALIAAQNAVIAAESIGIGSCYIGDIMEHYEKHRDIFDLPEFAFPVGMLCLGYYPEGYSLPPRERFNKKYIVFNEKYQRVAEEDIKDMFKHLDNKFVDTNKYNAKNYAQMHYSFKTNADFSKEMDRSIREVIRIWNGKNMTSI